One Papaver somniferum cultivar HN1 chromosome 10, ASM357369v1, whole genome shotgun sequence genomic window carries:
- the LOC113315299 gene encoding histone H2B.3-like, with product MAPKAEKKPADKKPAEKKPAEEKKAEKAPAESKPRAEKKLPSKDASSTDKKKKKSKKSVETYKIYIFKVLKQVHPDIGISSKAMGIMNSFINDIFEKLAAESSRLARYNKKPTITSREIQTAVRLVLPGELAKHAVSEGTKAVTKFTSS from the coding sequence ATGGCGCCGAAAGCAGAGAAGAAACCAGCAGACAAAAAACCAGCAGAAAAGAAACCCGCTGAAGAAAAGAAAGCTGAAAAAGCACCAGCAGAGAGCAAACCCAGAGCTGAGAAGAAACTACCAAGCAAGGATGCTTCATCaacagataagaagaagaagaaatcaaagaaatctGTTGAGACATACAAGATCTACATCTTCAAAGTTCTGAAACAAGTTCATCCAGATATTGGTATCTCCAGTAAAGCTATGGGTATCATGAACAGTTTCATCAATGATATCTTTGAGAAACTTGCTGCGGAGTCATCGAGATTAGCTAGGTATAATAAGAAACCAACTATCACTTCTCGTGAGATTCAAACTGCTGTTCGTCTTGTTCTTCCTGGTGAATTGGCTAAACATGCCGTTTCTGAGGGTACCAAAGCTGTGACCAAATTTACCAGTTCTTAA